The Vidua chalybeata isolate OUT-0048 chromosome 6, bVidCha1 merged haplotype, whole genome shotgun sequence genome has a segment encoding these proteins:
- the CINP gene encoding cyclin-dependent kinase 2-interacting protein, translating to MAAKSPPDSTPRRPVLSVSARKIKDNAADWHNLMMKWERLNDNGFTTANKIVNMRISEQFQDNKLEIACDNSAIEPEKPTPKYNEELDNCCVELLETLKHMTKIQLKMEKLTSTTKAICDLETYHHRAGNCKAPFFHTWPTPYFYEVSLKLSEMYKKELQLKQTIVQDIAHCADQDLMMVYLSSWLYQPYIENSSMLLLEAMLLETGHREC from the exons ATGGCGG CAAAAAGTCCTCCTGATAGTACTCCAAGAAGGCCTGTTTTATCTGTCAgtgcaagaaaaattaaagataatGCAGCAGACTGGCATAATTTAATGATGAAATGGGAGAGACTGAATGATAATGGATTTACTACAGCAAACAAAATAGTCAACATGAGGATCAGTGAGCA ATTTCAAGACAACAAACTGGAGATAGCATGTGATAACAGTGCCATAGAACCTGAAAAGCCAACCCCAAAATACAATGAAGAGCTGGACAATTGCTGTGTAGAATTACTTGAGACGTTAAAGCATATG acaaaaatacaactgaaaatggaaaagcttACTTCAACTACTAAAGCAATCTGTGACTTGGAAACATACcaccacagagctgggaattgcaAGGCTCCCTTCTTTCATACATGGCCCACACCATACTTCT ATGAGGTTTCTCTGAAGCTGTCTGAAATGTACAAGAAGGAGCTACAACTCAAGCAGACAATTGTACAAGACATTGCTCATTGTGCTGACCAGGATCTGATGATGGTGTATTTATCATCGTGGCTGTACCAGCCTTACATTGAGAACAGCAGCATGCTGCTGCTCGAAGCCATGCTGCTGGAAACAGGACACAGGGAGTGCTAG
- the ZNF839 gene encoding zinc finger protein 839 isoform X2, translating into MQNAARQLQSVAQQVALQQGRAAAAARLLPQKLEAICVQVQPGQMKETEGSMTSLAPIQSKTITLSQPVGRKSSIPGVGIINPQIIRIQPVSGTEQQQLLLHSSSESPLQLLMQRPLPAHGSVSVDKIPPSKMVNGQRATCATASASRSPNPTMAAASSASTPCLEKKQKDDKLKKSLKVKTRSGRISRPPKYKAKDYKFIKMEDLADGHQSDSDDYSELSIEDDEEGKVKGKDALFSSSNYNLKPKTFKCQTCEKSYIGKGGLARHYKLNPDHGQLEPSPQKIPLNKPNGSIFVEEEIMSPAHLDSTAVTLSHEKALATSLEETVDSKAGEQASASEESRHLLAEQPNESSSGHRGPVTPKAPGRPKRPKRRGRPRMGGRSRCSGRLSRPGQSPSKSLSSVSAEHNVFRRKARLKELIQQCDNEDLMELALPRLTKLVTVYEFLLMKVEKGHPAKAYFPDVYREFEDLHNMVKKMAYDHLSNSDSVNCQQPVEIKDAKVAESLGITEILSGEQKMQGAESYSQCVIKMVSEQVPVDLLGQKRLAESSGEELLPPAKRTKLEDITENANNAYASQDEMKERSGNLCTLFEKDGFNPLNGEILLSEDRHITCCTTGSTLQTAEEHKSLADSGVRIDGENSGTFSQTVGMSIEYPQPAGIQGPDVAGEASLLHTEVVLPVGAGGSAGLLQAHFVSGSAAGGPAAPELHSSLMEQAVARQSTGLPMSEENGHSPKYHQLQEENPNFAIKVRSEQLHNADMTDEIQELEKAFSTNVVPINYPHSAQAESHQNAVQGASLSAHGNQENAFKNKSEYSSVTEEAHELANTVTVDETVAFEISDESHDFLSQGHKQIFIQTSDGLILSHPDTAVLSQAEGIVIVTDSNGTTMHIRTPEGIPLETVEALLAMEAGGQSEDILLSQSELEP; encoded by the exons ATGCAGAACGCCGCCCGGCAGCTTCAGAGCGTGGCCCAGCAGGTcgccctgcagcagggcagggccgcGGCGGCCGCCCGCCTCCTCCCGCAGAAG ctggaagCCATTTGTGTCCAAGTTCAGCCAGGACAGATGAAGGAAACTGAAGGGTCAATGACATCATTGGCACCAATCCAGTCCAAAACTATAACGCTGAGTCAGCCAGTTGGTAGGAAATCTAGCATACCAGGAGTTGGCATTATTAATCCCCAGATAATTAGGATACAGCCTGTTTCAGgaactgagcagcagcagctactcCTGCACAGTTCTTCTGAGTCTCCGCTTCAGTTGCTTATGCAGAGGCCTTTACCAGCTCATGGATCAGTGTCTGTGGACAAGATTCCCCCATCTAAGATGGTGAATGGACAGAGGGCTACTTGTGCCACAGCATCGGCTTCAAGATCTCCAAATCCTACCATGGCTGCAGCCAGTTCAGCAAGTACACCATGCcttgaaaaaaagcaaaaggatgaCAAATTAAAGAAATCCTTGAAGGTGAAAACTCGTTCTGGACGGATTTCACGCCCCCCCAAATACAAAGCTAAAGattataaatttattaaaatggaGGATTTGGCTGATGGTCATCAGTCTGATTCTGATGACTACTCTGAGCTGAGTATAGAAGATGATGAAGAAGGAAAGGTGAAGGGAAAGGATGCATTATTCAGTTCTTCAAATTATAATCTGAAACCCAAGACATTTAAATGTCAGACTTGTGAAAAATCTTACATAGGAAAAGGAGGATTAGCAAGACATTATAAACTCAACCCAGACCATGGACAGCTGGAGCCTTCACCTCAGAAAATACCTCTAAATAAGCCTAATGGAAGTATATTTGTGGAAGAGGAAATTATGAGTCCAGCACATTTGGATTCAACTGCTGTCACTTTAAGTCATGAAAAAGCACTAGCTACCAGTCTGGAAGAAACTGTTGATTCAAAGGCTGGAGAACAG gCATCAGCATCTGAGGAAAGCAGACACTTGCTGGCAGAACAACCAAATGAAAGCAGTTCAGGACACCGGGGACCTGTAACACCAAAAGCACCTGGAAGACCCAAACGACCAAAGAGACGTGGTCGACCCAGGATGGGTGGAAGATCCAGGTGTTCTGGAAGGCTTAGCAGACCTGGTCAGTCCCCTTCAAAGTCACTTAGTAGTGTGTCAGCAGAACACAATGTATTCAGAAGAAAAGCTAGGTTAAAAGAG CTAATACAACAATGTGATAATGAAGACTTAATGGAGCTGGCTCTCCCACGTCTTACAAAGCTTGTTACAGTGTATGAATTTCTGTTGATGAAG GTGGAAAAAGGACACCCAGCCAAAGCTTACTTTCCAGATGTGTACAGGGAGTTTGAAGATTTGCATAACATGGTAAAGAAAATGGCTTATGATCACCTCAGTAattctgattctgtgaattgCCAACAGCCTGTTGAAATAAAAGATGCTAAG GTTGCTGAATCTCTAGGAATCACAGAAATACTCAGTGGAGAACAGAAGATGCAAGGTGCAGAGTCTTATTCACAATGTGTAATTAAAATGGTTAGTGAGCAAGTGCCTGTGGACCTACTGGGACAAAAACGGTTAGCTGAG AGCTCAGGGGAAGAACTCTTGCCACCAGCCAAAAGGACCAAGTTAGAAGACATAACAGAAAATGCCAACAATGCTTATGCCAGTCAAGACGAAATGAAAGAAAGGAGTGGGAATTTGTGTACACTGTTTGAAAAAGATG GTTTTAATCCATTAAATGGAGAAATCCTGCTTTCAGAAGATCGGCATATCACTTGCTGTACAACTGGAAGTACATTACAGACAGCAGAGGAACATAAGTCACTTGCTGATTCAGGAGTTCGAATAGATGGTGAAAATTCAGGTACCTTCTCCCAAACTGTGGGAATGAGCATAGAGTAtccccagcctgcagggatACAGGGACCAGACGTGGCAGGTGAAGCATCGCTGCTGCACACTGAAGtggtgctgcctgtgggagCAGGCGGCTCGGCTGGGCTGCTTCAGGCACACTTTGTGAGCGGGAGTGCGGCGGGGggaccagcagctcctgaactCCACAGCTCCCTGATGGAGCAGGCAGTGGCCAGGCAGAGCACTGGCCTACCAATGAGTGAAGAAAACGGTCACAGTCCTAAATATCATCAACTGCAAGAAGAAAACCCGAATTTTGCAATTAAAGTACGTTCTGAGCAACTCCATAATGCTGATATGACTGATGAGATACAGGAActtgaaaaagctttttcaacAAACGTTGTGCCAATAAACTACCCCCACAGTGCTCAGGCTGAGTCGCACCAGAACGCTGTCCAGGGAGCCTCCCTGTCCGCTCATGGGAACCaggaaaatgctttcaaaaacaAGAGTGAATATTCTAGTGTGACAGAGGAAGCACACGAGCTGGCAAATACAGTTACTGTAGATGAAACTGTAGCTTTTGAGATTTCTGATGAGAGCCATGATTTTTTGTCTCAGGGacacaaacagatttttattcaGACTTCAGATGGGCTTATCTTGTCTCATCCAGACACTGCTGTTTTGTCTCAGGCGGAAGGCATCGTTATTGTGACTGATTCCAATGGTACGACAATGCACATTCGCACACCCGAAGGGATACCTTTGGAAACAGTGGAAGCACTACTGGCAATGGAAGCAGGTGGCCAAAGTGAAGATATTTTGCTCTCGCAAAGTGAATTGGAGCCATAA
- the ZNF839 gene encoding zinc finger protein 839 isoform X1 — protein sequence MAAPGAGGAGALPPPPPAEDEPPGAHGAPPGAAAGREEGGGSGAELLAVTEELVQSLAALEAGGGAASGTVLYLRADGGAAEGAGLSAGEQRRLLERLLESPGPSPPPRPAAAPLAPAELRRVIEQVSKAQEQLKPAAAAAPPPQPCPAGGIMQNAARQLQSVAQQVALQQGRAAAAARLLPQKQLEAICVQVQPGQMKETEGSMTSLAPIQSKTITLSQPVGRKSSIPGVGIINPQIIRIQPVSGTEQQQLLLHSSSESPLQLLMQRPLPAHGSVSVDKIPPSKMVNGQRATCATASASRSPNPTMAAASSASTPCLEKKQKDDKLKKSLKVKTRSGRISRPPKYKAKDYKFIKMEDLADGHQSDSDDYSELSIEDDEEGKVKGKDALFSSSNYNLKPKTFKCQTCEKSYIGKGGLARHYKLNPDHGQLEPSPQKIPLNKPNGSIFVEEEIMSPAHLDSTAVTLSHEKALATSLEETVDSKAGEQASASEESRHLLAEQPNESSSGHRGPVTPKAPGRPKRPKRRGRPRMGGRSRCSGRLSRPGQSPSKSLSSVSAEHNVFRRKARLKELIQQCDNEDLMELALPRLTKLVTVYEFLLMKVEKGHPAKAYFPDVYREFEDLHNMVKKMAYDHLSNSDSVNCQQPVEIKDAKVAESLGITEILSGEQKMQGAESYSQCVIKMVSEQVPVDLLGQKRLAESSGEELLPPAKRTKLEDITENANNAYASQDEMKERSGNLCTLFEKDGFNPLNGEILLSEDRHITCCTTGSTLQTAEEHKSLADSGVRIDGENSGTFSQTVGMSIEYPQPAGIQGPDVAGEASLLHTEVVLPVGAGGSAGLLQAHFVSGSAAGGPAAPELHSSLMEQAVARQSTGLPMSEENGHSPKYHQLQEENPNFAIKVRSEQLHNADMTDEIQELEKAFSTNVVPINYPHSAQAESHQNAVQGASLSAHGNQENAFKNKSEYSSVTEEAHELANTVTVDETVAFEISDESHDFLSQGHKQIFIQTSDGLILSHPDTAVLSQAEGIVIVTDSNGTTMHIRTPEGIPLETVEALLAMEAGGQSEDILLSQSELEP from the exons ATGGCGGctcccggggcggggggcgccggggCGCTGCCGCCCCCTCCGCCCGCTGAGGACGAGCCCCCCGGGGCCCACGGGGCACCccccggcgcggcggcggggcgaGAGGagggcggcggcagcggcgcggAGCTGCTGGCGGTGACGGAGGAGCTGGTGCAGAGCTTGGCCGCCCTGGAAGCCGGCGGGGGGGCGGCGAGCGGCACCGTGCTGTACCTGCGGGCGGACGGGGGCGCGGCGGAGGGCGCGGGGCTGAGCGCCGGCGAGCAGCGGCGGCTACTGGAGCGGCTGCTGGAGAGTCCGGGACCATCCCCGccgccccgtcccgccgccgcgccgctGGCCCCCGCGGAGCTCCGGCGGGTCATCGAGCAAGTGAGCAaggcccaggagcagctgaagccggcggcggccgccgcgcccccgccgcAGCCCTGCCCCGCGGGCGGCATCATGCAGAACGCCGCCCGGCAGCTTCAGAGCGTGGCCCAGCAGGTcgccctgcagcagggcagggccgcGGCGGCCGCCCGCCTCCTCCCGCAGAAG cagctggaagCCATTTGTGTCCAAGTTCAGCCAGGACAGATGAAGGAAACTGAAGGGTCAATGACATCATTGGCACCAATCCAGTCCAAAACTATAACGCTGAGTCAGCCAGTTGGTAGGAAATCTAGCATACCAGGAGTTGGCATTATTAATCCCCAGATAATTAGGATACAGCCTGTTTCAGgaactgagcagcagcagctactcCTGCACAGTTCTTCTGAGTCTCCGCTTCAGTTGCTTATGCAGAGGCCTTTACCAGCTCATGGATCAGTGTCTGTGGACAAGATTCCCCCATCTAAGATGGTGAATGGACAGAGGGCTACTTGTGCCACAGCATCGGCTTCAAGATCTCCAAATCCTACCATGGCTGCAGCCAGTTCAGCAAGTACACCATGCcttgaaaaaaagcaaaaggatgaCAAATTAAAGAAATCCTTGAAGGTGAAAACTCGTTCTGGACGGATTTCACGCCCCCCCAAATACAAAGCTAAAGattataaatttattaaaatggaGGATTTGGCTGATGGTCATCAGTCTGATTCTGATGACTACTCTGAGCTGAGTATAGAAGATGATGAAGAAGGAAAGGTGAAGGGAAAGGATGCATTATTCAGTTCTTCAAATTATAATCTGAAACCCAAGACATTTAAATGTCAGACTTGTGAAAAATCTTACATAGGAAAAGGAGGATTAGCAAGACATTATAAACTCAACCCAGACCATGGACAGCTGGAGCCTTCACCTCAGAAAATACCTCTAAATAAGCCTAATGGAAGTATATTTGTGGAAGAGGAAATTATGAGTCCAGCACATTTGGATTCAACTGCTGTCACTTTAAGTCATGAAAAAGCACTAGCTACCAGTCTGGAAGAAACTGTTGATTCAAAGGCTGGAGAACAG gCATCAGCATCTGAGGAAAGCAGACACTTGCTGGCAGAACAACCAAATGAAAGCAGTTCAGGACACCGGGGACCTGTAACACCAAAAGCACCTGGAAGACCCAAACGACCAAAGAGACGTGGTCGACCCAGGATGGGTGGAAGATCCAGGTGTTCTGGAAGGCTTAGCAGACCTGGTCAGTCCCCTTCAAAGTCACTTAGTAGTGTGTCAGCAGAACACAATGTATTCAGAAGAAAAGCTAGGTTAAAAGAG CTAATACAACAATGTGATAATGAAGACTTAATGGAGCTGGCTCTCCCACGTCTTACAAAGCTTGTTACAGTGTATGAATTTCTGTTGATGAAG GTGGAAAAAGGACACCCAGCCAAAGCTTACTTTCCAGATGTGTACAGGGAGTTTGAAGATTTGCATAACATGGTAAAGAAAATGGCTTATGATCACCTCAGTAattctgattctgtgaattgCCAACAGCCTGTTGAAATAAAAGATGCTAAG GTTGCTGAATCTCTAGGAATCACAGAAATACTCAGTGGAGAACAGAAGATGCAAGGTGCAGAGTCTTATTCACAATGTGTAATTAAAATGGTTAGTGAGCAAGTGCCTGTGGACCTACTGGGACAAAAACGGTTAGCTGAG AGCTCAGGGGAAGAACTCTTGCCACCAGCCAAAAGGACCAAGTTAGAAGACATAACAGAAAATGCCAACAATGCTTATGCCAGTCAAGACGAAATGAAAGAAAGGAGTGGGAATTTGTGTACACTGTTTGAAAAAGATG GTTTTAATCCATTAAATGGAGAAATCCTGCTTTCAGAAGATCGGCATATCACTTGCTGTACAACTGGAAGTACATTACAGACAGCAGAGGAACATAAGTCACTTGCTGATTCAGGAGTTCGAATAGATGGTGAAAATTCAGGTACCTTCTCCCAAACTGTGGGAATGAGCATAGAGTAtccccagcctgcagggatACAGGGACCAGACGTGGCAGGTGAAGCATCGCTGCTGCACACTGAAGtggtgctgcctgtgggagCAGGCGGCTCGGCTGGGCTGCTTCAGGCACACTTTGTGAGCGGGAGTGCGGCGGGGggaccagcagctcctgaactCCACAGCTCCCTGATGGAGCAGGCAGTGGCCAGGCAGAGCACTGGCCTACCAATGAGTGAAGAAAACGGTCACAGTCCTAAATATCATCAACTGCAAGAAGAAAACCCGAATTTTGCAATTAAAGTACGTTCTGAGCAACTCCATAATGCTGATATGACTGATGAGATACAGGAActtgaaaaagctttttcaacAAACGTTGTGCCAATAAACTACCCCCACAGTGCTCAGGCTGAGTCGCACCAGAACGCTGTCCAGGGAGCCTCCCTGTCCGCTCATGGGAACCaggaaaatgctttcaaaaacaAGAGTGAATATTCTAGTGTGACAGAGGAAGCACACGAGCTGGCAAATACAGTTACTGTAGATGAAACTGTAGCTTTTGAGATTTCTGATGAGAGCCATGATTTTTTGTCTCAGGGacacaaacagatttttattcaGACTTCAGATGGGCTTATCTTGTCTCATCCAGACACTGCTGTTTTGTCTCAGGCGGAAGGCATCGTTATTGTGACTGATTCCAATGGTACGACAATGCACATTCGCACACCCGAAGGGATACCTTTGGAAACAGTGGAAGCACTACTGGCAATGGAAGCAGGTGGCCAAAGTGAAGATATTTTGCTCTCGCAAAGTGAATTGGAGCCATAA